The region CATCAGCGCATCGCTGGCGACCACTTTCTCCACCACCTGCAGACACATCTGGTGCAGCTCGGCGGTGACTTCTTCCAGCTTTTCCACCTGCGCGAGCGTCAGGCGGTAAAAGGCGTCTTCACACCAGTAGGGCTCGCCATACATGGTGTGAAAATTAAAGCCGTACTCGGCGGCTTTTTCGCGCCAGTCCGGGCGCTCGCTAATCGCGATTCTTTCCATGTGTTAACCGCCCATTGAACGAGAAGAAGAGCCGGCAGCGCTGCGCTGCATGGTGGCCTGTTTCGCGACCGAATCGCCGAAGCCGCCGCGGGTGATGGTCGAGGTGGTCGCCGGTTTCGGCGCCATCGCGGATTTCGGTACGGTCATGGTGCGACCCGGCTGCGCGGCACCGTAGTTGCGGCCACTGGCATCGGTATATTTACCGTAGGCCGGGCTCGCCGGGTTGCGCGAGCTGAACAGCGGCTGCTGCGCGAATCCCATGCCGCCGCCCATCAGACGGCCCATCATGTAGCCGGCCATCAGCGGCATCCACATGCTGCCGGTCTGCTGTGTGGCCTGGCTGGTGTTCGTATTGCTCACCTGCTGACACTGATCTTCGCCGAATTCCGCCACGCAGTCTTCGCGCGTCGCATATTTTGGCGCGGTGCGCTCCGCCTCTTTCAGGGCGTTATTGTAGGAGGTGGTGCATTCAGCGCTTTTGCCGGGGTTAGCGGCCGCACAGTCGTCGGCGTTCTGATAGAGCTGGACGGTTTCGTCGCTCTTCTCACAGCCCGCCAGCATAAAAGCTGCCGTGACCGCGAACGCGACCGGCGTTAAATGACGCGCGTTCCAGCTTTTGCGAAACATCGCGCGGTTAATGTGTTTTGTCCGTTTCATGCCTGCATCCTGACCCAGTGGTATTGCACAGTTATGGTGCTCAGGATAGTGGATGAGTGGTCGAAATTAAAGCGGAGAGCCGGATGGCGCGGGGATCTTTACGTTGACTTACGTTCAGGCGGGAAGCGCGCTGGCGCCTCCCGCCGGAGGAGTTACTGACGGAACGGATTGCTGCTGTTGCCGTTGCTGCTGCGGGTCGCCGCGGCGGGCTGAACGGCCGGGGCTGCGCCGCCGCCATTCGCCATGTTATTCACGGCGGCGTCCTGCTCCGGGTTTTCCGGGGCGACGCTTTCCGGGGCGGTAGAGACCGGTTTGCCCAGCGAGTTGTTCAACGCGACCAGATCCTGCTCGTTGAGCGTACCCAGCGCAGATTTAATATTGAGCTGGTTGATCAGGTAGTTATAACGGGCGCTTGAGAGCTGCTGCTTGGCGTTGTACAGCGTGGTGGTCGCATCCAGCACGTCAACGATAGTACGGGTGCCGACAGAATAGCCGGCTTCCATCGCGTCCAGCGAACTCTGCGCGGAGACCACGGCCTGCTCATACGCTTTGATGCTGCTGATGGACGCGTTCACGTTGTTGTACGAAGAACGCACGGTCTGCACCACGTTACGATGCGCGCTTTCCAGTTTCTCGCTGGCGCCAACGAAGCTGTACTGCGCCTGCTTCACCTGCGAGGTAACCGAGCCGCCACTATAGAGCGGCATGCTGAAGCTCAGGCCGACGGAGTTCTGACCCACTTTGCTGTCGGCGTAACGGCTGGCTGCCGCCGCGCTGCTGGTTTTGCTGCCGCTGTAGTCGGTGTCAGAAACGCTGCTGGAGGCCGTTAAGCCGAGCGTCGGCATATGGCCGGTTTCCGCATAGCGAATCTGTTCGCGCGCCAGGTCCTGGCTCAGACGCGCCTGCAGCAGCGTCAGGTTGCGCTGTTCTGCTTCTTTCAGCAGCGCGTTAACGGCGGCCGGCTTGTTGGTTTTAAAGCTGTCGACGTTCAGCGAGGCGAGTTGCGGGTAGTAGTTGCCCGTCACCTGACGCAGCTGCTCCAGCGCGTTGTCGAGGTTGTTGCGCGCGGTGACTTCGTTCGCCAGCACATTGTCATACTGAGCGCGGGCGTTCTGCACGTCGGTAATAGCGACCAGGCCCACGTTAAAGCGCTGGGTGGTTTGATCGAGCTGGCGGTAAATCGCCTGTTTTTGCGCTTCGGTATAGGAAAGCGCGTCAATCGCGCTCAGCACCTGGAAATAGGCCGTCGCGGTATTGAGCATCAGCGTCTGCTGATCGGTCTGATAAGTCACGTCCTGGATGCCTGCGGTTTTTTCCTGCAGCGTCAGGGCGCGCCATTTAGACATATCAAAAATGGTCTGGGTTAACTGTAACGAGGCGCTCTTGGACGTGGTGTCGACGCCGTCGTTATCGCGAAAACCGCTGTTATAGGTGTAATCTGCACCCAGGCCGAGCTGCGGAAGTAAAGGACTGCGGGCTTCGTTAATTTTTTCGAATGCGGCGTCGCGGTCAGCAGCGGAGCTGCGCAGGTCCGGGTTGCTTAAACGTGCCTGCTGGTAAACCTGCAACAGGTTTTCTGCCTGGCTCATGGCGCTGAAGCCCGTCAGGCTCAGGCCGATAAGGATGGGGAGCAGTTTCTTCATTTGCATTCCTTGTTGTGAAGCATAAAGAATTTATTAGCGCTGTCAGAAGCCGAAAAATTGATCGCCGATTCTACCAGAGTCAACCCGCCGTCAGGCTTGGCGTAACGTGCCTTCTGCCGCTAAATTTCCACAATCTATCACATGGGCAATGAAACGGCAGGTAAACTGGCTTGAAATGCCCAGATTCGGCACCATCTTGAACCGGAAACTCTCATGAGCAAATCAACCAAAAGCCCCGTTACTTTCACCAAAAACGATGTAGAAATTATTGCACGGAAAAAGCTATATCGCGGCTTTTTTTCACTCGATCTCTACCGCTTCCGCCACCGCCTTTTTAATGGCGAAATGAGCGGTGAAGTGCGGCGCGAAATTTTTGAGCGCGGTCATGCCGCAGTCCTGCTACCCTTTGACCCTGTGCGCGATGAGGTGGTGCTCATTGAGCAGATCCGCATCGCCGCTTTCGACACCAGCGACACCCCGTGGTTGCTGGAACTGGTCGCCGGTATGATTGAGCCTGGCGAAACGGTGGAAGAGGTCGCCCGCCGCGAGGCGATGGAAGAAGCCGGGCTCGCCGTCGGGCGCATAAAAAAATTCATGAGCTATCTGGCAAGCCCCGGAGGCACCAGCGAGCGCCTTTCATTAATGGT is a window of Cronobacter muytjensii ATCC 51329 DNA encoding:
- a CDS encoding DUF1190 family protein, which encodes MKRTKHINRAMFRKSWNARHLTPVAFAVTAAFMLAGCEKSDETVQLYQNADDCAAANPGKSAECTTSYNNALKEAERTAPKYATREDCVAEFGEDQCQQVSNTNTSQATQQTGSMWMPLMAGYMMGRLMGGGMGFAQQPLFSSRNPASPAYGKYTDASGRNYGAAQPGRTMTVPKSAMAPKPATTSTITRGGFGDSVAKQATMQRSAAGSSSRSMGG
- the tolC gene encoding outer membrane channel protein TolC, whose product is MKKLLPILIGLSLTGFSAMSQAENLLQVYQQARLSNPDLRSSAADRDAAFEKINEARSPLLPQLGLGADYTYNSGFRDNDGVDTTSKSASLQLTQTIFDMSKWRALTLQEKTAGIQDVTYQTDQQTLMLNTATAYFQVLSAIDALSYTEAQKQAIYRQLDQTTQRFNVGLVAITDVQNARAQYDNVLANEVTARNNLDNALEQLRQVTGNYYPQLASLNVDSFKTNKPAAVNALLKEAEQRNLTLLQARLSQDLAREQIRYAETGHMPTLGLTASSSVSDTDYSGSKTSSAAAASRYADSKVGQNSVGLSFSMPLYSGGSVTSQVKQAQYSFVGASEKLESAHRNVVQTVRSSYNNVNASISSIKAYEQAVVSAQSSLDAMEAGYSVGTRTIVDVLDATTTLYNAKQQLSSARYNYLINQLNIKSALGTLNEQDLVALNNSLGKPVSTAPESVAPENPEQDAAVNNMANGGGAAPAVQPAAATRSSNGNSSNPFRQ
- the nudF gene encoding ADP-ribose diphosphatase; protein product: MSKSTKSPVTFTKNDVEIIARKKLYRGFFSLDLYRFRHRLFNGEMSGEVRREIFERGHAAVLLPFDPVRDEVVLIEQIRIAAFDTSDTPWLLELVAGMIEPGETVEEVARREAMEEAGLAVGRIKKFMSYLASPGGTSERLSLMVGEVDATTAQGIHGLADENEDIRVHVVSREQAYLWVEEGRIDNAASVIALQWLQLHYQALRNEWNT